The proteins below are encoded in one region of Drosophila santomea strain STO CAGO 1482 chromosome 2R, Prin_Dsan_1.1, whole genome shotgun sequence:
- the LOC120445004 gene encoding solute carrier organic anion transporter family member 74D isoform X2, producing the protein MYVILYGLAGCVMTMTFAYFNATITTLEKRYKIPTKVSGIISVGNDISTMLTAAILGYYAGHGHRPRWMGIGLLTIVAFCLLTSSLHFLYGAGEDALKLTREFGQVNETLASQERDKKLCQASAGGCVQEEVGQWVPQVFLFAAQLIAGVGQALFYTLGIAYMDDNASKSKTPAMLSMSTFLRMLGPAIGYSLAALCLRLYIEPTLEPLIGREDPRWLGAWWLGWLVLAAMTLVSAILLLMFPKELPSSKQRRLQLKQTERKQSLPLKERSFGDMMKTVRKLSKNKVYIYNTMASILYFFGYMAYWIFTPKYIETQYRQSAAMATMATGTVALGFSAAGVLISGYVISKYRPSARAMACWNAIVDFVTVAGILCYVAIGCEGSDRLNSLTTLSAGSSCSASCHCDYVHYAPVCSPDNITFISACHAGCTERTKDALGRTIYTGCQCLGSSRLSPEPESQFAVDGTCPVDCFNEFLIFLGVMCFLKLVGASSKSTNLLIALRCMPPEEKTFALGLGSMVASLLGFIPSPVFFGWLIDNYCLVWGKTCSNKGNCWLYDTKSLRYALNLSAAVFIFLGGFLNIAVWYHAKDLKIFDDEQSPKDSLKNKNNEMEMKPIDSKPLEN; encoded by the exons ATGTACGTTATTCTATATGGACTGGCTGGCTGTGTGATGACAATGACTTTTGCCTACTTTAATGCGACGATAACGACCTTGGAGAAGCGCTATAAGATACCCACAAAGGTTTCCGGTATTATCTCGGTGGGAAACGATATCAGTACCATGCTAACGGCCGCAATCCTGGGCTATTATGCCGGTCATGGGCATCGACCTCGCTGGATGGGCATAG GATTGCTTACCATCGTGGCCTTCTGCCTGCTTACCAGCTCACTGCATTTTCTTTACGGAGCTGGCGAGGATGCCCTCAAGTTAACCCGAGAATTCGGCCAGGTTAACGAAACGTTGGCCAGTCAGGAGCGGGACAAGAAGTTGTGCCAAGCCAGTGCAGGAGGATGTGTCCAGGAGGAGGTGGGTCAGTGGGTGCCCCAAGTCTTCCTGTTTGCGGCCCAACTAATCGCGGGCGTGGGGCAGGCTCTGTTCTATACCCTGGGCATAGCCTACATGGACGACAATGCCAGCAAGTCCAAGACACCCGCCATGCTGA GCATGTCCACCTTCTTGAGGATGCTGGGTCCAGCTATTGGCTACTCTTTAGCTGCTCTCTGCCTGCGCCTATATATTGAGCCTACTTTGGAGCCACTGATTGGGCGGGAGGATCCCCGCTGGTTGGGCGCCTGGTGGCTGGGCTGGCTAGTACTGGCTGCAATGACCTTGGTCTCGGCCATCCTGCTGCTTATGTTCCCCAAGGAGCTGCCCAGCTCGAAGCAGAGACGCCTACAACTGAAGCAGACTGAACGGAAGCAGTCACTGCCACTGAAAGAGCGATCCTTTGGTGACATGATGAAGACAGTCAGGAAACTGTCGAAGAACAAGGTGTACATCTACAACACCATGGCATCCATACTCTACTTCTTCGGCTACATGGCCTACTGGATATTCACACCCAAGTACATAGAAACGCAGTATAGACAGTCAGCGGCCATGGCGACGATGGCAACGGGAACAGTGGCTCTGGGATTCTCTGCCGCCGGAGTCCTCATCTCGGGATATGTGATCTCCAAGTACAGACCGAGTGCCAGGGCAATGGCCTGTTGGAACGCCATCGTGGACTTTGTGACGGTGGCCGGAATCCTGTGCTATGTTGCCATCGGATGTGAGGGTAGCGACAGGTTGAACAGCCTGACCACCCTGTCCGCCGGGAGCAGCTGCAGTGCGTCCTGCCACTGCGACTACGTGCACTATGCTCCCGTTTGCAGTCCGGACAACATCACCTTCATCTCCGCCTGCCATGCGGGATGTACGGAAAGGACGAAGGATGCGCTGGGAAGGACCATTTACACAGGGTGCCAGTGCCTGGGCTCTTCACGTTTGAGCCCTGAACCGGAG TCCCAATTCGCCGTGGATGGCACCTGTCCAGTCGACTGCTTCAATGAGTTCCTTATCTTTTTGGGCGTAATGTGCTTCCTGAAACTCGTGGGCGCATCTAGTAAATCGACGAACCTGCTCATCGCCCTGCGCTGCATGCCCCCCGAGGAGAAGACCTTCGCCCTGGGATTGGGCTCCATGGTGGCTTCTCTGCTGGGCTTTATCCCCAGTCCGGTTTTCTTCGGTTGGCTGATAGACAACTACTGCTTGGTGTGGGGCAAGACCTGCTCCAACAAGGGAAATTGTTGGCTCTATGACACGAAATCCTTAAG ATATGCCTTAAATCTTTCGGCTGCAGTGTTTATATTCTTGGGCGGTTTCTTGAATATTGCAGTATGGTATCATGCAAAGGATCTTAAGATTTTCGATGATGAGCAGTCACCCAAAGACAGTTTAAAGAACAAGAACAATGAGATGGAAATGAAACCCATTGATTCGAAACCACTGGagaattaa
- the LOC120445004 gene encoding solute carrier organic anion transporter family member 74D isoform X1 codes for MTEELRKDTLEASETLPFIEKPFAISDDVKKSVPENETEVEDGGKDTHCGFWILKGPSMQKFATEKMYVILYGLAGCVMTMTFAYFNATITTLEKRYKIPTKVSGIISVGNDISTMLTAAILGYYAGHGHRPRWMGIGLLTIVAFCLLTSSLHFLYGAGEDALKLTREFGQVNETLASQERDKKLCQASAGGCVQEEVGQWVPQVFLFAAQLIAGVGQALFYTLGIAYMDDNASKSKTPAMLSMSTFLRMLGPAIGYSLAALCLRLYIEPTLEPLIGREDPRWLGAWWLGWLVLAAMTLVSAILLLMFPKELPSSKQRRLQLKQTERKQSLPLKERSFGDMMKTVRKLSKNKVYIYNTMASILYFFGYMAYWIFTPKYIETQYRQSAAMATMATGTVALGFSAAGVLISGYVISKYRPSARAMACWNAIVDFVTVAGILCYVAIGCEGSDRLNSLTTLSAGSSCSASCHCDYVHYAPVCSPDNITFISACHAGCTERTKDALGRTIYTGCQCLGSSRLSPEPESQFAVDGTCPVDCFNEFLIFLGVMCFLKLVGASSKSTNLLIALRCMPPEEKTFALGLGSMVASLLGFIPSPVFFGWLIDNYCLVWGKTCSNKGNCWLYDTKSLRYALNLSAAVFIFLGGFLNIAVWYHAKDLKIFDDEQSPKDSLKNKNNEMEMKPIDSKPLEN; via the exons ATGACAGAGGAGCTGCGAAAGGACACCTTGGAGGCAAGTGAAACATTGCCCTTTATTGAAAAGCCCTTTGCAATATCGGATGATGTCAAGAAATCTGTTCCCGAAAATGAAACGGAAGTGGAAGATGGTGGTAAGGATACTCACTGTGGTTTCTGGATATTGAAGGGCCCTTCTATGCAAAA ATTTGCCACTGAGAAGATGTACGTTATTCTATATGGACTGGCTGGCTGTGTGATGACAATGACTTTTGCCTACTTTAATGCGACGATAACGACCTTGGAGAAGCGCTATAAGATACCCACAAAGGTTTCCGGTATTATCTCGGTGGGAAACGATATCAGTACCATGCTAACGGCCGCAATCCTGGGCTATTATGCCGGTCATGGGCATCGACCTCGCTGGATGGGCATAG GATTGCTTACCATCGTGGCCTTCTGCCTGCTTACCAGCTCACTGCATTTTCTTTACGGAGCTGGCGAGGATGCCCTCAAGTTAACCCGAGAATTCGGCCAGGTTAACGAAACGTTGGCCAGTCAGGAGCGGGACAAGAAGTTGTGCCAAGCCAGTGCAGGAGGATGTGTCCAGGAGGAGGTGGGTCAGTGGGTGCCCCAAGTCTTCCTGTTTGCGGCCCAACTAATCGCGGGCGTGGGGCAGGCTCTGTTCTATACCCTGGGCATAGCCTACATGGACGACAATGCCAGCAAGTCCAAGACACCCGCCATGCTGA GCATGTCCACCTTCTTGAGGATGCTGGGTCCAGCTATTGGCTACTCTTTAGCTGCTCTCTGCCTGCGCCTATATATTGAGCCTACTTTGGAGCCACTGATTGGGCGGGAGGATCCCCGCTGGTTGGGCGCCTGGTGGCTGGGCTGGCTAGTACTGGCTGCAATGACCTTGGTCTCGGCCATCCTGCTGCTTATGTTCCCCAAGGAGCTGCCCAGCTCGAAGCAGAGACGCCTACAACTGAAGCAGACTGAACGGAAGCAGTCACTGCCACTGAAAGAGCGATCCTTTGGTGACATGATGAAGACAGTCAGGAAACTGTCGAAGAACAAGGTGTACATCTACAACACCATGGCATCCATACTCTACTTCTTCGGCTACATGGCCTACTGGATATTCACACCCAAGTACATAGAAACGCAGTATAGACAGTCAGCGGCCATGGCGACGATGGCAACGGGAACAGTGGCTCTGGGATTCTCTGCCGCCGGAGTCCTCATCTCGGGATATGTGATCTCCAAGTACAGACCGAGTGCCAGGGCAATGGCCTGTTGGAACGCCATCGTGGACTTTGTGACGGTGGCCGGAATCCTGTGCTATGTTGCCATCGGATGTGAGGGTAGCGACAGGTTGAACAGCCTGACCACCCTGTCCGCCGGGAGCAGCTGCAGTGCGTCCTGCCACTGCGACTACGTGCACTATGCTCCCGTTTGCAGTCCGGACAACATCACCTTCATCTCCGCCTGCCATGCGGGATGTACGGAAAGGACGAAGGATGCGCTGGGAAGGACCATTTACACAGGGTGCCAGTGCCTGGGCTCTTCACGTTTGAGCCCTGAACCGGAG TCCCAATTCGCCGTGGATGGCACCTGTCCAGTCGACTGCTTCAATGAGTTCCTTATCTTTTTGGGCGTAATGTGCTTCCTGAAACTCGTGGGCGCATCTAGTAAATCGACGAACCTGCTCATCGCCCTGCGCTGCATGCCCCCCGAGGAGAAGACCTTCGCCCTGGGATTGGGCTCCATGGTGGCTTCTCTGCTGGGCTTTATCCCCAGTCCGGTTTTCTTCGGTTGGCTGATAGACAACTACTGCTTGGTGTGGGGCAAGACCTGCTCCAACAAGGGAAATTGTTGGCTCTATGACACGAAATCCTTAAG ATATGCCTTAAATCTTTCGGCTGCAGTGTTTATATTCTTGGGCGGTTTCTTGAATATTGCAGTATGGTATCATGCAAAGGATCTTAAGATTTTCGATGATGAGCAGTCACCCAAAGACAGTTTAAAGAACAAGAACAATGAGATGGAAATGAAACCCATTGATTCGAAACCACTGGagaattaa
- the LOC120445006 gene encoding uncharacterized protein LOC120445006: MSAPETSCRRWIQQNFVPGPCRKCFESTCGPCIDYRVSTPTAADEAQFPVDVVKAVIEPDGPVRQEINIRAECSKGRPLLESDKDKLRCCTMCVAQEQNLHPNLCSAQCRPLKTYLHLNEWTKRPLPKPTYKHSIVLDNNTIVGRCFPMKFQLRRMKKNCLDCGNELYYRYPITNNSDLLLIKNCCEVEVYPAKKVDNMNNVRVTKISGAKKFANSVLKEHSECRLFTLASQMAKEEPSLMFTARRSTRKSRKSTKSRKSRKSSRKSSKGGKTKKDSN, from the exons ATGTCCGCTCCGGAGACCAGTTGTAGGCGCTGGATacaacaaaattttgttcCCGGTCCATGCAGGAAGTGCTTCGAGTCCACCTGCGGACCATGCATCGACTACAGGGTATCAACGCCTACAGCAGCAGACGAGGCTCAATTTCCGGTGGATGTGGTTAAAGCGGTCATTGAACCGGACGGACCTGTGCGTCAGGAGATCAACATCCGGGCGGAGTGCAGCAAGGGACGTCCGCTCCTCGAATCCGACAAGGACAAGCTGCGATGCTGCACCATGTGCGTGGCCCAGGAGCAGAATCTGCACCCTAATCTCTGCTCGGCGCAGTGCCGGCCGCTTAAAACCTATTTGCACCTGAATGAG TGGACCAAGCGACCCCTGCCCAAGCCCACATACAAACATTCCATTGTGCTGGACAATAACACCATAGTAGGTCGCTGCTTCCCCATGAAATTCCAGCTGAGACGTATGAAAAAGAATTGCCTGGACTGCGGAAATGAACTCTACTACCGGTATCCCATCACCAACAACAGCGACCTGCTGCTGATCAAGAACTGCTGCGAAGTGGAGGTCTATCCCGCCAAGAAGGTGGACAACATGAACAACGTGCGGGTGACCAAGATATCGGGCGCCAAGAAGTTCGCCAACAGTGTGCTGAAGGAGCACTCCGAGTGCCGGCTGTTCACCCTGGCCAGCCAAATGGCGAAGGAGGAGCCATCTTTAATGTTCACTGCTAGGAGGAGTACCAGAAAGAGCCGGAAGAGCACGAAGAGCCGGAAGAGCCGCAAGAGCAGCAGAAAGAGTTCCAAGGGCGGCAAGACAAAGAAGGATTCAAACTGA
- the LOC120445684 gene encoding solute carrier organic anion transporter family member 74D, which produces MVQGENPSSLGAERLDMDHGSRESRDDSDVESRLLDNGKTYDKEQEAGINLDGEENATKKGKSKKKKQKSEQDRLMTAEINKLLAESPLEKNVTCGFWIFKGTFYQRFANQTAYVLLYGIVGCIFSMTYAYFNGTITTIEKRFKIPSKNTGIISVGNDISQTLVSAVLAYYAGKGHRPRWIGFGLLTIVFFCILTTAPHFLYGPGEDALALTSEFGGVPDENATMEAIEEQRSKTLCRLNGGGAECEVGEGNFAPQLLLFVAQFISGIGGSLYYTLGVSYMDDNTKKSKTPALLSLSYFLRMLGPAIGYALASFCLRLYIAPQMHPVINNKDPRWLGAWWLGWLVMGGLLSFSGVFLSMFPKELPRAVARRKVEENRRREKERLSVKSTEKERLTAELDQKSPAEAKASFQDMLKTFRRLITNKTYMCNTLSSIFYLVGYTPYWIFTPKYIEVQYRQSAATSSMVTGTVALAFSAVGVLLSGFIISRYKPRARYMAAWNVIVGFLTVAGILAYAFIGCPGNESSVIVNIHDSSVAGNTTTCNSACSCDYVRYSPVCGENNMTYISACHAGCKKLLVNSEGKKIFYDCSCIPSDESGNSTTQFKRLTSFDLINDELSQNTSVHSQFEALANGQAMPGACPVNCWTQFVAFLAVMCCLKFVGASGRASNFLVSVRCVPEKDKTAAMGFGMTLCSMLAFIPSPIFFGWVFDRVCLVWGKTCTNKGNCWLYDPLSMRYTLNFTAAVFIAIGAVFDLGVWYYAKDLKIFDEDVKEVEMKIVQHEEEANNEKNTEI; this is translated from the exons ATGGTGCAGGGCGAGAATCCCAGCAGCCTGGGAGCCGAGAGGCTGGACATGGACCACGGGAGCCGGGAGTCCCGAGACGATTCCGACGTGGAGTCCAGACTACTGGACAATGGAAAGACCTACGACAAGGAGCAGGAGGCGGGCATCAACCTGGACGGCGAAGAGAACGCTACGAAGAAGGGAAAATCCAAAAAGAAGAAACAGAAATCCGAGCAGGATCGCCTCATGACCGCGGAGATCAACAAGCTGCTGGCAGAATCTCCGCTGGAGAAGAATGTTACCTGCGGCTTCTGGATATTCAAGGGAACCTTTTACCAGAG ATTTGCCAATCAAACTGCTTACGTTCTACTTTACGGAATCGTGGGCTGCATCTTCTCAATGACATATGCCTACTTCAATGGCACGATCACCACAATAGAGAAGCGCTTCAAGATACCTTCCAAGAATACAGGTATCATCTCGGTGGGCAATGACATAAGTCAGACCTTGGTGTCGGCGGTCTTGGCCTACTATGCGGGAAAGGGCCATCGGCCGAGATGGATTGGTTTTG GGCTTCTTACCATCGTCTTTTTCTGCATTCTGACCACCGCACCGCACTTCCTCTACGGACCCGGCGAGGATGCACTGGCTCTGACCTCGGAGTTTGGCGGGGTGCCCGATGAGAATGCCACAATGGAGGCCATCGAGGAGCAGCGATCCAAGACCCTCTGCCGCTTGAATGGAGGTGGAGCGGAGTGCGAGGTCGGCGAGGGAAACTTTGCGCCccaactgctgctgtttgtgGCGCAGTTCATATCGGGCATTGGAGGATCCCTCTACTACACCTTGGGAGTGTCCTACATGGACGATAATACCAAGAAGTCCAAGACTCCGGCTTTGCTGA GTCTGTCGTACTTCCTGCGAATGTTGGGTCCTGCCATCGGCTATGCGCTGGCATCCTTCTGCCTGCGCCTGTACATCGCACCGCAGATGCATCCGGTGATCAACAACAAGGATCCCCGCTGGCTGGGCGCCTGGTGGCTGGGCTGGCTGGTGATGGGCGGCCTGCTCTCCTTCTCCGGCGTCTTTCTCTCCATGTTTCCCAAGGAACTGCCCAGAGCAGTGGCCCGCCGGAAAGTGGAGGAGAATCGCCGCCGCGAAAAGGAGCGACTGTCGGTGAAGAGTACGGAGAAGGAGCGCCTAACTGCGGAGCTGGATCAGAAGAGTCCGGCTGAGGCGAAGGCCTCCTTCCAGGACATGCTGAAGACCTTCCGCCGTTTGATCACCAACAAGACCTACATGTGCAACACACTCTCGAGCATTTTCTACCTGGTGGGCTATACGCCGTACTGGATATTCACGCCCAAGTACATCGAGGTGCAGTATCGCCAGTCGGCGGCCACCTCATCCATGGTCACCGGCACAGTGGCCCTGGCCTTCTCCGCCGTGGGAGTGCTGCTCTCCGGCTTTATCATCTCCCGCTATAAGCCAAGGGCTCGCTATATGGCCGCCTGGAACGTGATCGTGGGCTTCCTCACGGTGGCCGGCATCCTGGCCTACGCCTTCATCGGCTGTCCGGGAAATGAGAGTTCCGTGATCGTGAATATTCACGACAGCTCCGTGGCGGGCAACACCACCACCTGCAACTCGGCCTGCTCCTGCGATTACGTCCGGTACTCCCCAGTTTGCGGGGAGAACAACATGACCTACATCTCCGCCTGCCATGCTGGCTGCAAGAAGTTGCTCGTCAACTCCGAAGGCAAAAAG ATCTTCTACGATTGCTCCTGCATTCCCAGCGATGAAAGTGGCAATTCCACGACCCAATTTAAGCGCCTTACCAGCTTCGATTTGATCAACGATGAGCTGAGCCAGAACACCTCCGTTCATAGCCAGTTTGAGGCTCTGGCGAATGGCCAGGCGATGCCCGGTGCCTGTCCCGTGAATTGTTGGACGCAATTCGTGGCCTTTTTGGCCGTGATGTGCTGCCTGAAGTTCGTGGGCGCCAGTGGCAGGGCCTCCAACTTCCTGGTCTCCGTGCGCTGTGTGCCGGAAAAGGACAAGACGGCGGCCATGGGATTTGGAATGACCCTGTGCTCGATGCTGGCCTTCATTCCCAGTCCCATATTCTTCGGCTGGGTCTTTGATAGGGTGTGTTTGGTGTGGGGCAAGACCTGTACAAACAAGGGAAACTGCTGGCTCTACGATCCACTTTCCATGAG ATACACACTAAACTTCACCGCAGCTGTCTTTATTGCCATTGGAGCCGTTTTCGATCTGGGGGTCTGGTACTATGCGAAGGATCTGAAAATCTTCGACGAGGACGTCAAGGAGGTGGAGATGAAGATCGTCCAGCACGAGGAGGAGGCCAACAACGAGAAGAATACAGAGATTTAG
- the LOC120445685 gene encoding solute carrier organic anion transporter family member 74D gives MASEVIEASRFLKDKEAGIDASEAEKRLHSADTTCGFSIFRGPALQRFATAHMFVIVYGIASCFLAMAFTYFTGTITTMEKRFNIPTKISGLITVGNDISTVFSSAFLSYYASRGHRPRWVALGLLIIAIFCLLMLTPHFFYGPGEEALRLTEEYGVPESFDATLNITEKNDSLCHKKDSKCIEGAGDYTPVVLFFIAQFIGGIGCSLFYAPGLSYMDDNSASSKTPAMLSWSSFLRMLGPAMGFSMVSLCLRLYIDPFKKPLITTSDPRWMGAWWLGWILLTIILMISAVFVGMFPKEMPSAKARRLKADGEGDIPLAERSFQDMLDSLKRLASNKVYVYNMMASILYFFGYMPYWIFTPKYIEIQYRQSASTSTMATGTVALGFSAAGILISGYVISKYKPSARAMASWNFVVDYLTVAGMLCYVLVGCDESDRANSLSIVPTGDSCSASCDCEYVYYAPVCSPKNITFISACHAGCTEKAMDKLGKAIYTGCRCMGNFSSLISISNVTSLASQSQIAMDGACPVDCDKQFLIFLAVMCFLKFVGASGRSSNLLLALRCVPSMDKTFSLGFSSMVYAVLTFIPSPIVFGWMLDSYCLVWGKTCGSKGNCWIYDTKSLRYTMNLVCASLIFLGSFWNIGVWYHAKDMKVFDEEEKTVQAKQIEEIELKEKPKEVVTNKK, from the exons ATGGCCAGCGAAGTGATCGAAGCCTCCAGGTTTCTGAAGGATAAGGAGGCCGGCATAGATGCATCTGAAGCGGAGAAGAGGCTGCATTCTGCGGATACCACATGTGGCTTCTCCATTTTCAGGGGCCCCGCCTTGCAGAG ATTCGCCACTGCTCATATGTTCGTGATTGTGTACGGAATAGCTAGCTGCTTTCTGGCCATGGCCTTTACTTACTTCACCGGAACCATCACCACGATGGAGAAGCGCTTCAATATACCCACCAAGATATCGGGTCTCATTACGGTGGGTAATGATATTAGCACGGTTTTCTCCTCGGCCTTTTTGAGTTACTACGCGAGTCGAGGACATCGCCCACGCTGGGTGGCATTGG GCCTTTTGATTATAGCCATCTTCTGCCTGCTCATGTTGACTCCTCACTTCTTCTACGGACCCGGCGAAGAAGCTCTGCGACTCACGGAAGAATACGGAGTGCCCGAGTCCTTTGATGCTACTCTAAATATTACCGAAAAGAACGACTCACTGTGCCATAAGAAGGACTCCAAGTGTATAGAAGGAGCTGGGGACTACACCCCAGTAGTGCTGTTCTTCATTGCCCAGTTTATAGGTGGCATTGGTTGTTCCCTCTTCTACGCGCCAGGACTTTCCTACATGGATGACAACTCCGCGAGTTCCAAGACCCCAGCTATGCTAA GCTGGAGCTCCTTCCTGCGTATGCTGGGTCCTGCTATGGGCTTCTCCATGGTTTCCTTGTGCCTCCGGCTGTACATCGATCCATTCAAGAAGCCGCTGATCACCACAAGCGATCCGCGCTGGATGGGCGCTTGGTGGCTGGGTTGGATTCTGCTCACCATCATCCTGATGATCTCAGCAGTGTTTGTGGGCATGTTCCCCAAGGAAATGCCAAGTGCCAAGGCCAGGCGCCTGAAGGCAGATGGCGAGGGGGATATTCCGCTGGCGGAGCGCTCCTTTCAGGATATGCTGGACTCCCTGAAGCGACTGGCCTCGAACAAGGTGTATGTCTACAACATGATGGCCTCGATTCTGTACTTCTTTGGCTACATGCCGTACTGGATATTCACACCGAAATACATTGAGATCCAGTACAGACAATCGGCATCCACTTCCACCATGGCCACGGGTACCGTGGCGCTGGGATTCTCTGCCGCCGGAATTTTAATCTCCGGATATGTGATCTCCAAGTATAAGCCCAGTGCCCGGGCAATGGCTTCCTGGAACTTCGTGGTGGACTACTTGACGGTGGCTGGAATGCTGTGCTACGTACTGGTGGGCTGCGACGAGAGTGATCGGGCTAACTCCCTGTCCATCGTGCCCACCGGTGACAGCTGCAGTGCCTCATGTGACTGCGAGTATGTGTACTATGCTCCGGTTTGCAGTCCCAAAAATATCACCTTCATATCTGCTTGCCACGCGGGATGCACCGAAAAAGCCATGGATAAGCTGGGAAAGGCAATTTACACGGGATGTCGGTGCATGGGCAACTTTTCCAGCCTGATTTCTATATCGAATGTGACATCCCTGGCGTCCCAGTCGCAGATCGCAATGGATGGAGCCTGTCCGGTGGACTGCGACAAACAGTTCCTCATCTTCCTGGCCGTCATGTGCTTCCTGAAGTTCGTGGGCGCCTCTGGGAGATCGAGTAATCTGCTTTTAGCCCTGCGTTGCGTTCCCTCGATGGATAAAACCTTCTCCTTGGGATTTAGTAGTATGGTGTACGCCGTGCTGACCTTCATTCCCAGTCCCATTGTGTTCGGTTGGATGCTGGACAGCTATTGCCTGGTTTGGGGCAAGACCTGTGGCTCCAAGGGTAACTGCTGGATATACGACACAAAGTCTCTGAG ATACACCATGAATCTCGTGTGCGCCTCTCTGATTTTCCTGGGCAGCTTCTGGAACATTGGGGTCTGGTATCATGCGAAGGACATGAAAGTCTTTGATGAGGAGGAGAAAACAGTGCAGGCCAAGCAGATTGAAGAAATCGAGCTTaaggaaaagccaaaagaagTGGTtaccaataaaaaataa